Part of the Ignavibacteria bacterium genome is shown below.
ATGTAGTGAAACATTTTTCCTCTCTTCTTCAACACACGAAACGCTTCTCGATAAAATTCTTCTGAATACAATTCTCCTGCAAGCGCAAACATCGGTGGGTCGTGTATAATGAAATCAAAATAGTTTTCATCAAACGTTTTTATTTCCTCAAAACTATTTCCAATTCTCCTTTTAATTTTGGAGTTGGAAAATAATTCTTCCGACCACGGATTGAGATGACAAATTTCTTCAACCATTTTATCAAACTCAATCGTAACAACTTCATCCGCAGTTTTCGACGCTTCAATTGCAGTGTAACCAAGCCCCATACACGTATCGAGAACTCGTCCTCGAATCGGTGTAATTGTTTTTATTTTACTTTTTGTATCAAGCGTAGGATTTGTTCCAACAATTCTGTGCATTGTTTTTCCCGAAACAAGAAGCGTAGGAGATTGTTCTGTTGGACAAAGCGAATAAAATCTTCCAGTCGTTTCGGAATACATTTGGATTTTTTTTGCCGCACAATTCTGCAAAAGAAAACATCCGTTCTTCTCGTCGAAAATTTCATTCAACGTTTCAAAACGGATTTCTGACGAATCGGGAAAAATTATTTTGTCGGGAAGGATTGCAACTTCGATTTCCCTAACACCTAAATCGGAAGAAGTGAGCGCAGAATCTTTTCCTTGTTTAATCGCTTGCAGGATTGGCGAAACTTGATAATGCGAAAGAGCAAGCATTTCATTTCTTCAATGATTCGTGATATTCTTTGATGCGCTTCACATAATTCAACGTTTCTTCGTGTCGCCATTTCGGAACTGATGGAGCAATTTCTTCGATGTGTTTCCACTGTTTGCCATCGAGGTTTTTTTTCGTTGCAATTTTTTCTGCATTCCGAATTGTTCCAAGTCCCGCATTGTAACTTCCAAAAATAAAATTCAAATGATTTTCCAAATCACGCTCATCGTCCCATTGCTTCCACAGTTGCCTATCGTACAAAATCCCCGCGGCGA
Proteins encoded:
- a CDS encoding methyltransferase, whose amino-acid sequence is MLALSHYQVSPILQAIKQGKDSALTSSDLGVREIEVAILPDKIIFPDSSEIRFETLNEIFDEKNGCFLLQNCAAKKIQMYSETTGRFYSLCPTEQSPTLLVSGKTMHRIVGTNPTLDTKSKIKTITPIRGRVLDTCMGLGYTAIEASKTADEVVTIEFDKMVEEICHLNPWSEELFSNSKIKRRIGNSFEEIKTFDENYFDFIIHDPPMFALAGELYSEEFYREAFRVLKKRGKMFHY